The Paracoccus sediminicola genome has a segment encoding these proteins:
- a CDS encoding sarcosine oxidase subunit delta has product MLLIHCPYCEEILPEAEFTYAGQAHVVRPELPSAQSDEDWEAFLFIRENRRGPHDERWRHFHGCGRFFNAVRDTVSDRFLTTYKAGEPRPDLPEPEDRA; this is encoded by the coding sequence ATGTTGCTGATCCATTGCCCTTATTGCGAGGAAATCCTGCCTGAGGCGGAATTCACCTATGCCGGCCAGGCCCATGTGGTCCGGCCCGAGCTTCCCTCGGCACAGTCCGACGAGGACTGGGAGGCGTTCCTGTTCATCCGCGAGAACCGTCGCGGTCCGCATGACGAACGCTGGCGACATTTTCACGGCTGCGGGCGCTTTTTCAACGCCGTGCGCGACACGGTCAGCGACCGTTTCCTGACCACCTACAAGGCGGGCGAGCCTCGGCCCGACCTGCCAGAGCCGGAGGATCGGGCATGA